The DNA segment ATTTCGAAGAAATTTCTGCTCATTTTTAGCCTTAGCACACTCTCTGTGGGTGGAGTGGTCTGGGCTTGCGCAGACTATGGCTATTCCGATGACTTTTCCAGCTTTAGCCCTGAAGCCTTTGTGGCTAAGGAATATACCCCATTCTTTTACAGCGATTTTTCGACCTATTACACCAAAGATTACACGTATAGAGATGACAATACCAACACCCGCTACAACGATCAGATTGTAAAAGAATGGTACGATTACTTTGGACAACAACTGAGTAAAAAAGACCTGGAATACCTCTTGCTAAAGACCAGTGCTAAAGGAATTGATTCTGTATATCAAAATTTCCAGGGCAAAATTAAAGTCCTGCCCGACAGCATGCCTCAGCTAAAAACATTGAAACTGGACAAGAAACAGGTCAACTCCTTTTTTGATTACCTCACACTGGCCAAATCTGCTGAAGAATTTTCCGCAAAATATCAGGAATATTATGGCTGGGATGAGAAACCAAATTATGCTGCGCCAAAATCAATGGAACAGTCCTTGTTGACTGCATTTCAAAAAACCAAGGATACCTTTATCAAGCAACGCCTCTGGTTCCAGCTGGTTCGCTATTATTATTTTCTGGAAAGAAGCACAGGGGTTAAACCTGTTAAAGATTCACAGCTGATCAAAGCATTTGATACCTATAAAGATACTTTCCCGAAAAACATGATCTATTACAGAACCCTGGGTTATGTTGCAGGAAGACATTACCTGGCGAAAGATTATGCAACTTCCAACTACCTTTTCAGCCTTTGCTACGATTATGCTTCAGAGATGAAAATTCCTGCAAAATGGGCTTTTCATCCAAACGAGGAAGCCGATTGGAAGCAGAGTCTGGCGATGGCCAAAACCAAGGAAGAGAAAATCACGCTCTGGCATTTACTGGGCATCTATTTTGATACAGAGCGGGCCATTCCGGAGATTGTAGCTTTAGATCCAAAATCAGAAAAATTAGACCTGCTCTTGAGCAGGGTGGTCAATATCACCGAAAGCAGTCGTTCTGGTTACTGGGGAGGAAAAGAGGATTCGACAAAAACCTTAAGGGCAAATACAGCCCTGGTGAGTGGTATCGCTTTGAAAAACAATACCTCCAAACCGTATTTCTGGAACCTTGCCGCAGGGTACCTGAACTTCATGAGTAAGAACTATACTCAGGCCGCGAAATTTTATCAGGCTGCAAAAACACAACTTCCTAAAGACAATGCGCTGATCATGGCTCAGTACAAGATTCTGGACTGGGGTTTATACATCAGACAACTGAAAAAGATCGACGCAAAGGCCGAGGCTAAAATGGTAGAGCCTTTAAACTGGTTTGCCAGACTTAAAGAGGGAAAAGACACCATCCCTGACCTTAGGTTCTATCAGTCTCTGAACGAAAGTCTGGTGGTGATCTCTAACCTTTATAAAAAACAAGGCGATCCTGTAAAAGCCAATATCTTCAGCAATTACAATGAATTTTACACGAACAACCAAAATATTGAAAGCCTGAAAACTCTGATGCAGAAAAGCAATCAGACTCCTTTTGAAAAGGCCATGTTACATTACTACCCTTACAAACTGGAAGATCTTTATTTCTTCCAGGCCACGGTATTGGTGTATCAGGAAAGACTGGATGAGGCGATTACATTTTTAGCAAAAAGCAACAGGGCAGATAGGTTGCTTTTAGGAAATCCTTTCAACATGCGTATCAACGATTGTCATGATTGCGACCATCAGATGGCACAGTCTAAAAAATTCAGTTCGATGAGCATGCTCAAGATGATGAAAAACCTGAAAGATGAGCTTACTGCCGGCAGAAACGTTTATAACAATGCAAACCTGCTTGCCAATGCCTATTACAACATTACCCATTATGGAAATGCAAGGGCATTTTACGAATCAGAACTTACCGATTCTTACAGCAGTTATGCCATGGGTATTCCCGCACCCTTCCGCCCGATGTTGCTTTCCGGAAAAATTGCAGAGAAGTATTACCTCATTGCAAGGGAGGCGACAAAGAGCAAAGAACAAAAGGCAAGGTGCACTTTCATGGCCAGCAAATGTGAGCGAAATGAAAGCTATAACCGTTCGTATGAGCTTCCGGAAAACAAGAACGCAGGTTACTGGAGTGTAAAGACAGATCCGGTTTATTTCGGCAGGTACTTTTCTGTCATGAGGCAACAGTATGCAGATACCAGATTCTACCAGGAAGTCTTAAATGAATGCGGGTATTTCAGGAAATATGTGAGCAAGGCCCGATAACCTATTTAAAAAGCAACATCGATGAAACCAGTTGTAGAACTGATTACGGCCTGGGCCGATTATGAAAGCAAAAATCCCGCTGCTTCGGTGGCGGAATTTTGCAGTCATTATTTGCTGAACAGCAAAGGCCTGACCGACGATACTCCGGTTGAAGTCCCGGCTTCAGACTCCGACGCCCAACTGGCCAGTCTCATTAACCAGCTTAACGCCATTCATGTCATTTATGCCAAAGCGCTATTAAAAGAAATCCCCGGAATAGAGTTGGAATGGTTTTATTTCATGAAAGAAATAGATCAGCAGAAAGAAGCCAGAAAATCTGACATTGTAAGCGCGGTATTTTTTGAACAATCAACCGGGATCGACATTCTCAACAGGATCAAAAAAGCAGGCTTGATCCAGGAAAGGAATGATCCAATGGATAAAAGAGCCAGGCTCGTAAAACTCAGTCCACAAGGAGAAAAGATACTTATTAATCTTCGTGACCTCCTCTCTAAAGCAGATCATATGTTGTATCAGGACCTTGCCGGATCCAATAAAAAGATGCTGATTAACCTCTTGTCCGATACCGGGAAAAAACACAACACCCTAATCTCAGAAAACCGCCATAAACACCTGGAAGAATTGATTACAGGGCATCAGCAGGAAAAGAAATAGCGCAAGTTTCGGGTTTTATCTCCTTGCTGCTTAGCGTAGTTTTGAATTGTAAATTTCGAAACATGGAAACATTAAATCAAATTGATTACCACAGAATTGAAAAAGCGATTGATTATTTAAAGGTCAACTTTAAACAACAACCTTCATTAGAGGATGTCGCCGCTCATGTATATCTGAGCCCCTTTCATTTTCAACGGATGTTTAAGGAATGGGCAGGTGTTACGCCAAAGAAATTTCTTCAATACCTGAGTATAGAGTATGCTAAAGGAATTCTGAAAGACCAGCAAAGTACCTTATTTGACGCCGCTTACGAAACCGGATTGTCAGGGACCAGCAGGCTTCATGATCTTTTCATCAAAATTGAGGGTATGACTCCCGGCGAGTATAAAAACGGTGGCGCGCAGCTTCAGATCAATTATAGTTTTGCGGAGAGTCCTTTTGGCTCGCTCATCGTTGCAGCAACGCCTAAGGGCATTTGTTATATGGCTTTTGCAGATGATCCGGACCTTGCCTTTCAGGAACTCCAGCAGCTCTTTCCCAACGCTAAATACCGTCAGGTTCTGGACATGATGCAGCAAAATGCGCTATATATTTTCGGGAAAGACTGGAGCAGGCTACAGGAACTGAAACTCCATCTGAAAGGGACAGATTTTCAAATTAAAGTTTGGGAAACCTTACTTAAAGTACCAGTCGGTGAATTGTCAACCTATTCGGCGATAGCGTCTGCGATTGACCACCCTAAAGCATCCAGAGCAGTCGGTTCGGCAGTGGGCGATAATCCCGTCGCATTTCTGATTCCTTGTCACAGGGTGATCAAATCTACAGGAGAATTGGGTCAATACCATTGGGGTAGTCCGCGGAAGACCGCCATGATTGGTTGGGAAGCGGCACAAACAGATTTAAGCCTCTGATCGTTTGGACAGCGATCTCCAAAGGTAGAAAACAAGGTAGCTCTCCCATGTGGGATAAGCAGAAAAGAAATTCTGGATTTCCAGGGCTTGTTTTTTATCCGCAATGATGCCATGCATCAGCAAAGCATTTAATAATCCTGCGTCTCCGAAGGGGATGCAGGTTCTTTCTTTCAAACATTTCATCAGGGTATAATTGGCAGTCCATAGCCCTACCCCTTTGATGTCCATCAGGGCCTTTTGTCTTGAAGCAAGGTCAGGCAGCTGCAGCAGTCCTTGTTTACTAAGCTGCTTGCTGGCAAAAGCCCCGGCAATGAGGGTCAGGTAAAGCGCTTTGCTTTTGGAAAATTGCATCCCCTGCAATTCTTCCACACTGGCTTCGGCCAATACCGCAGCATCTGGGAACAGGTAATAAGCATCGCCTTGATGGTCTAGTCGCCGGCCATATCGTTCTACCAGTCTTCTTTTTAATTTATAGGCGAAGGTAAGGTTGATCTGTTGTCCGATAATCGCCCAGCAAATGGCTTCGAACATATCCGGAATTCCGACCAGCCGAAGACCATGGTAGGCATTTGCCATAAAGGCCAATCGAGAGTCTTTGGCGAGTAGTGTATAAAAAGGACTCAGGTCGAGCCCCATATCAAACCAATCTTCTATATATTTTTTTAGAGCCGGTTCCTCATCGACCGACAGCTCCCCCTGCAAGACAGAGATCAGCAGTTGATCTGCATCGGCTTTGATGTTCAGCAGAACCACACTTTCATTCAGCAACAGGGCTTTGCTCAGGCCATCCCTGTTTACTTTCAGCATACAATCGTCGAAATCACGGTCTAAAAACCACAGACATTCTCCAAAGCTAAAATCAGGAGGTATTGATATGCTAAGTATGCGTTTACCCATTTTCAAAAATAGGCAATTGAACATAGAATTAAATCTGATTCTTGCTAAAATGCCATTTGGATAAGATTCGGACCTACAGATCGAAGAAGAATAAAAATTCTTCCGATCTTTGTCCGCATCCATTACCCTTAGTTTCGCCGTAGCCGCATGTCATCAAAATTCTTATTCCACTGTAAAGTAGTATTCCTGATTCTTTTCCTGCTAACGAGTAAACATTCAGAAGCGCAGGAAGCGGTCACTATAAGCGATCAGATTGACCAGCATATTTTCTCCTTTAAACAGATTGAAATGCTACATGATCCGGAGAATAAGCTCAGTTTTGAACAGATTCACAGTAAAGCATACGACAAAAACTTTGTAGCCAGTAAACGGAGTACCCCACAGACCATTCAGCTGAATTCTCCTTATTGGTTCAGGATTAAGATAAAACACAACAGCAAGGCGGAGAAATATTTTCTCCTGGAATTTTTTGACCAGACCTTAGACCATGTGACCGCCTATATTCCACAGCAGGATGGAAGTTACAAGATCAGGGAGTTTGGCGACCGCTTTAATTTTGAGGAGCGCAGGTTACAGCATAAGAATTTTGAGTTTTACCTCTCCAACAATAGTGATGAAGTGCAGACCTATTATTTCAAGATTCAGTCTTCACAGATTGGTGATGCCATCATTGTACTTCGTTCTGTAGATTGGTTTATCTCTTATGCGGTAGACGAGTACTTCTATTTCGGCATTTTCTATGGGATGATCCTGGTATTTAGTTTTTACAACCTGATCATGTTTATCGCCATGCGCCAAAAGCAATACCTGTATTACGTGCTTTACAACCTGAGTGTTGGCTTTTTTGAGATGAGCACAGATGGGATTGCCTATCAGTATCTCTGGCCTAACCACCCGGTCTGGAATCAGACGGCTTATGCTTTCTCCCTTTATGCCGTCAGCATTTTTGCCTTGCTCTTTACCCGGGAACTGTTGTTTGTCAAGTCCAAAGCGCCGAAGCTCAATCAGCTGATTCTGATCGTTATTGCCATCCGGACGATTTGGTTTTTATATTGTCTGGCATTCAACCAGAACCTGTTCAACTATAAGTTCATTGATGCCATTCCCCTTGCCGTTGCCTTTTTTACAGGAATATACATTTACAAACAGGGTTATCTCCCTGCCCGTTTCTTTGTTTTGGGATATAGCTTCCTCTTTGCAGGTTTTCTCCTTAAATTTCTCATCATGCTGGGCTTTGACACCTTGAATTTTGGGGTCATCAGCTATTACAGCCTCAGCTTCTGTTTCATCCTGGAAATGGTCTTTCTTTCTTTTGCGATCGGCGATAAGGTCAGTATTCTTAAAAAGAAGAAAGATAAAGTACAACGGCAGATGATCCGTCAGATGGCGCTGAATGCGAAGTTAAAAGACAGCCTGAATGAAGAACTGGAAAGTCAGGTTCAGGAGCGAACCAGAGAGGTTTTCCATAAATCATTGATCATTGAAGCCAAAAATGGGGAACTGCAGAAGGCCAATGATCTGTTGAAACAACAGGCAGAAGAGATTTCCAGAATGAACACCTTACTGGAACAGGACAATCAGGAACTGCAGACCAATGTGGAGAAAGTTACCCGCGACCGGGTGATGTCGGCCGATGTGGATTTCGAAGAGTTCAGTAAGATTTACCCGGATAAAGAAAGCTGTAATTTATTCCTTTCCGAGCTCAAATGGAAAGATGGTTACACCTGCAGGAAGTGTAAGAACGACCATTATTATAACGGCCATATTGCCTATAGCCGACGTTGCAGCAAATGCAGTTATGAAGAATCGGTGACCACCTATACCATTTTCCACAATACCCGGATTCCAATCGTGAAAGCTTTTTATATGATCTTCCTGATCTTCTCTTCGAAAGGTAAGATCTCCTCCCATAAATTAGCGGAGATCTTAGGCATCCGGCAAAGCACTTGCTGGACCTATGGTTCCAGAATAAAACAGGTGATGGAAGAGCGAAAAACCCAACTTAAAAAAGCAAATAAAAACGGCTGGAGCCTCCTCGTGCTCGACTAATAAAGCATCGAAAGCGCTCAAACGCGCAATTTTATTGTACTTTTTGACCTGTCTGCATTTTTTTTGACACGATAAAGACAAGGGTACCTAAGCGTATCAACACCAGCATCTGTTCCCGGCCTACTCCTACCTCTAAGCACTGTATATCAGCACTTAGGCCGATTCTCACCTATGGTACCAAAGCGTATCAAAACACACACAACAATCTAATTATCAGATATTTACGCAAAATAAATTAGTTCATTCACTAGGAATTAACATTAAAGGAACCTTAACTTTATCACATCAAATTCAATTAAACAAAAGCAAAAATTATGAGAAAAAAGTTTACTCTTTTCATCTTCTGTCTGTTCTGTGGGATCTCCATCAGTATGGCACAGGAGCTCAACATCAAAGGAGCGGTAAAGGACCATCAGGGTTTGCCACTTCCGGGGGTTTCTGTTAAAGTAAAGGGAACCAGTAAAGGAGCGATGACCAACGCTGACGGAAGTTATTCCCTTAGTGCTCCTGCAAATGCAACCTTAACCTTTTCTTTCATCGGTTATAAAACGATCGAAGAGGTTATTGGCAACAGAACCCAGCTAAACATCAATCTCAGTGAAGACAACAACCAACTCAATGAAGTCATTGTAGTCGGCTATGGAACACAAACCAAGAAAGACCTGACTACGGCAGTCACCACCATTACTTCAAAAGACCTTAAAAACCAACCGATCACGAGCCCTTTACAGGCTGTTCAAGGTAAAGCGGCGGGTGTACAGGTCAGCTCACAGTCTGGTAAACCAGGTTCAGATATTACCATTAGTATTCGTGGAAACACCTCTATTACTGCATCTAACAGTCCTTTATACGTAATTGACGGAATCACCTCCAGAACTGCTGGTTTCCTCAATCCCAATGACATTGAGTCTCTAACCATCTTAAAAGATGCTTCCGCAGCTGCCATTTATGGATCAAGCGGTGCGAATGGTGTGGTATTGATCACGACCAAGAAAGGGACTTCCGGAAAAGTGAAAGTAGACTTTAATGCTTTTACCGGATTTTCCAACTTCTGGCGCAAGCAAAAAGTATTGAACAATGAGCAATACATTACGCTGCAGAAAGAACTGGGTTATACCACGTTTGGTGGCGACAGCAATACCGACTGGCAAAAAGAAACCTTTGGTACGGGAACACAAAACCAGTATCAGGTGGCGATTTCCGGTGGCGGCAAGGGAGGTCAGTATTACCTGTCTTCGGGCTATCAGCAGGACAAAGGTGTGGTTGCTCCGGCTAAATTAGACCGGTATACCTTCAATTTCAACGGATCTCAAAAGGCGACCTCATGGCTGAAATTCACAGCAAATGCGGCATTGACTTCCAGAAATTCGATTGATGTATCTGACAACAATGGCGTGGCCAATGGAGGTGTGATCTTATCCGCCCTGAATACGCCTTCCACCATAGGAATTTACAATCCTGATGGCACCTATACTACACTGCCAAATGCAGGAGGATGGGACAATCCTATAGCCCTGGCCTTTGGTGCAAAAAACAAAACCCGCAATTTCAGGTTTATCGGTGCATTTAGCGGAGAGCTGAACTTTACAAAAGACCTCTCTTTTAAATCTACCATCAGTACCAATTTAAACAAGAATTTCTATGATTATTCCCTGGACGCCTTCAAGACTACTTATGGACGTCAGGAACGCGGAATATACAGAAACAACCATACCCGTGATCATGTCTGGCTAAATGAGAATATCCTGAACTATAAAAAAGATTTCGGAAAAAATGCTTTCGGCGCAACCGCAGGTTACACCATTCAGGAATCCGATTATAAATACCGTGATTACCAGGAGACGAGATTCTTTGACCTGACCGGCACCATTCCACAAAAACCTTCGGTATCGCCAACGATTCCAAAGAGAGCACAGTGGGCCAAACAATCTTATCTGGCGAGAGTTACTTATGCTTACGACAGCAAATATTTATTCAGCACCAATTTCAGAGCGGATGGTTCCTCACGCTTTAGCAAAAACAATCAGTTTGGGTACTTCCCCTCAGCTTCTGCAGGCTGGAGAATTTCCGGAGAGAATTTCCTGAAAGACAGCAAAACCATTAACGATTTAAAAATCAGAGGAAGCTGGGGTAAAGTGGGTAATGACGAAGGAATCGGCGATTATTCTTATATGAAATTGTATGAGATCAATGCCCAAAACACCTATACATTGAAAAATCCGGAGAACAAAGACCTTGCCTGGGAAACGACGACTCAGACAAATATTGGTTTGGATTTAACGATGTTTAACAATAGGGTGACCTTTACCGCAGATGCTTATTTAAAGAAAACGGACGACTTGTTGATTAATGTACAACTTCCACTTTCTTCAGGCTTCGTAGAACAGGCATTTAACATCGGCTCTATGGAAAACAAGGGATTGGAGTTTAGCTTATCCACCAAAAACTTCGACCGCAAGAAATTTACCTGGTCAACAGATTTGAACATTTCATTCAATAAAAATAAGGTAACGAGCCTTGGAGAAACGACAGCTTCACTCGATTTCGCACCAATTGCCAGACGGACCTCTGCCGTACGCGTGGTAGAAGGAATGCCATTGGGAAGCTTTTATGGTTACAAATTTACCGGAGTTAATCCTGAAACCGGAATGGCCACTTACGAGGACCTAAACGACGATAAAAAAATTGATGCGAACGACAGAACCTTTATTGGTTCCGCACAACCGGATTTCACTTATGGTATCACCAACAACCTGACTTATGGAAATTTTGGATTAAATATTTTCTTCCAGGGAGTACAAGGCAATCAGTTGTTCAATGCTTCAGGAATTGACCTCGAGGGAATGATTGACGCTAAAAACCAATCTGACAGGGTATTAAACAGGTGGACGCCTTCCAATACAAATACCAATATCCCTAAAGCAGTAAAAGATGATGTCAACAATTCATTAACCTCCAGCAGATTTGTAGAAAATGCTTCTTATCTCCGTCTGAAAACAGCCACACTTTCTTACAATTTTGGGGCAACAGCACTAGGCAGGTTGAAAATGAGTAAACTCACCTTGTTTGCTACAGGATACAATATCCTCACCTTCACCAAATACAAGGGACTGGATCCTGAAGTGAACCAGTACAGTTCAAATGGTCCTCAGATGGGCGTCGATTATGGAACCTATCCGCAAAGCAGAAGCTTTCTGTTTGGTGTAAACGTTGGATTTTAAATATTAGAACATCATGAAACTTAAATTATATTCAATCATCACGGCAGCAGCGATTACCATTAGTCTGCAGACTGCCTGTAAAAAAGATTTCCTCGATAAAAAACCTTTCAATCAGGTTACCGGAGATGTGGCCTTTGTGGATCTGGCCGGAGCAGAAAAATTACTTGCCGGTGCTTACGGAAGCATGTACAACGATGCCAATATCTGGGATTTTATGATCAACGGAGACGTGAGTGCAGACAATGCTTACTCAGGAGGAGACAATGCCAACATCAATGACCTGGATCTTTTCAAAAGCATTTCTACCAATGAAATTGTAGAAAGAGACTGGAGGGGCTTTTATAGCAATATTAAAGACGCGAATGAAGTGTTGGAAAATGTACCGAATATCAAAGATCCGGAGCTTGATAAGGGCGACAGACGCAATCAGATTCTTGGAGAGGCTTCCGGCCTGAGGGCTTACTATTACTTCCATCTTGTCCGCCTTTGGGGTCCGGTGCCATTGGTACTGAAATCGGCTACAAATCTGGCAGAGATGCAGGCTCCGAAATCAAGCGTAGATCAGGTATATGCGCAGATCATTAAAGATCTTGAATTCGCCCTGGCCAATACCAGGACTACTGCCCCTCACAAAGGGATCATTACCAAGGGTGTTGCCAATGCTTTACTCGCTAAAGTATATGCGACGAAACCAAATCCCGACTGGAACAAAGTGAACCAATATGCCGATGCAACCATTAACGGGGGTTATAGCCTGTTTGGTAGTTTTGACGGATTGTTCAGTGGTGCCAACAAAAACAATTCCGAAGCGATCTGGGAAATGCAGTACGATGGATGGGGTGGTCCTCAGGGACGTGGAAACTGGATGCCCGGCTTGCTGATTGGCTCAGGATGGAAAAGGTTCTGCACCCCAACAAATGACCTGGTAAAGGCATTTGAAGACGAAGGTGATGTGGTTCGTAAAAATTCCAGTATTACCTTTAAAAATGTGGCAACGGAAGGCTGGGCAGATATTTACTGGTCAAAAAACAATTACCCCTTTATTAACAAATATAGGCTGGACGATAAAACAAACACTTATATCCTTCGTTTGGCAGATATTATCCTCCTCAAAGCTGAAGCACTAAACGAGATCAGTGCCGGAGGATGGGCGCAATCCAAAGTACTGGTAGATCAGATCAGAGGCCGCGTTAACCTTTTGGGAACTCCTGCTGCAAATCAGGCTGACATGCGTTTGGCTATTGAAAAAGAACGTCGCCTGGAGCTGGCATTTGAAGGTCACAGGTGGTTCGACCTCATCCGTACCAACAGAGCTGTAGCGGTGATGAACGCACAAAAAGATGGTACAGGGGCATCACTCAACTATAACATTACGAATGCAAATCTTCAACTGCCGATTCCTCAGAAAGAAATCGACAGAAATCCGAATATCAATAAATAAAATTCCGGGGGGAGCGCTTCAATTCCGGCGCTCCTCTTTTTTAAGCACACAACATGAAATTAAAAA comes from the Pedobacter sp. FW305-3-2-15-E-R2A2 genome and includes:
- a CDS encoding TonB-dependent receptor yields the protein MRKKFTLFIFCLFCGISISMAQELNIKGAVKDHQGLPLPGVSVKVKGTSKGAMTNADGSYSLSAPANATLTFSFIGYKTIEEVIGNRTQLNINLSEDNNQLNEVIVVGYGTQTKKDLTTAVTTITSKDLKNQPITSPLQAVQGKAAGVQVSSQSGKPGSDITISIRGNTSITASNSPLYVIDGITSRTAGFLNPNDIESLTILKDASAAAIYGSSGANGVVLITTKKGTSGKVKVDFNAFTGFSNFWRKQKVLNNEQYITLQKELGYTTFGGDSNTDWQKETFGTGTQNQYQVAISGGGKGGQYYLSSGYQQDKGVVAPAKLDRYTFNFNGSQKATSWLKFTANAALTSRNSIDVSDNNGVANGGVILSALNTPSTIGIYNPDGTYTTLPNAGGWDNPIALAFGAKNKTRNFRFIGAFSGELNFTKDLSFKSTISTNLNKNFYDYSLDAFKTTYGRQERGIYRNNHTRDHVWLNENILNYKKDFGKNAFGATAGYTIQESDYKYRDYQETRFFDLTGTIPQKPSVSPTIPKRAQWAKQSYLARVTYAYDSKYLFSTNFRADGSSRFSKNNQFGYFPSASAGWRISGENFLKDSKTINDLKIRGSWGKVGNDEGIGDYSYMKLYEINAQNTYTLKNPENKDLAWETTTQTNIGLDLTMFNNRVTFTADAYLKKTDDLLINVQLPLSSGFVEQAFNIGSMENKGLEFSLSTKNFDRKKFTWSTDLNISFNKNKVTSLGETTASLDFAPIARRTSAVRVVEGMPLGSFYGYKFTGVNPETGMATYEDLNDDKKIDANDRTFIGSAQPDFTYGITNNLTYGNFGLNIFFQGVQGNQLFNASGIDLEGMIDAKNQSDRVLNRWTPSNTNTNIPKAVKDDVNNSLTSSRFVENASYLRLKTATLSYNFGATALGRLKMSKLTLFATGYNILTFTKYKGLDPEVNQYSSNGPQMGVDYGTYPQSRSFLFGVNVGF
- a CDS encoding methylated-DNA--[protein]-cysteine S-methyltransferase; translated protein: METLNQIDYHRIEKAIDYLKVNFKQQPSLEDVAAHVYLSPFHFQRMFKEWAGVTPKKFLQYLSIEYAKGILKDQQSTLFDAAYETGLSGTSRLHDLFIKIEGMTPGEYKNGGAQLQINYSFAESPFGSLIVAATPKGICYMAFADDPDLAFQELQQLFPNAKYRQVLDMMQQNALYIFGKDWSRLQELKLHLKGTDFQIKVWETLLKVPVGELSTYSAIASAIDHPKASRAVGSAVGDNPVAFLIPCHRVIKSTGELGQYHWGSPRKTAMIGWEAAQTDLSL
- a CDS encoding RagB/SusD family nutrient uptake outer membrane protein; this encodes MKLKLYSIITAAAITISLQTACKKDFLDKKPFNQVTGDVAFVDLAGAEKLLAGAYGSMYNDANIWDFMINGDVSADNAYSGGDNANINDLDLFKSISTNEIVERDWRGFYSNIKDANEVLENVPNIKDPELDKGDRRNQILGEASGLRAYYYFHLVRLWGPVPLVLKSATNLAEMQAPKSSVDQVYAQIIKDLEFALANTRTTAPHKGIITKGVANALLAKVYATKPNPDWNKVNQYADATINGGYSLFGSFDGLFSGANKNNSEAIWEMQYDGWGGPQGRGNWMPGLLIGSGWKRFCTPTNDLVKAFEDEGDVVRKNSSITFKNVATEGWADIYWSKNNYPFINKYRLDDKTNTYILRLADIILLKAEALNEISAGGWAQSKVLVDQIRGRVNLLGTPAANQADMRLAIEKERRLELAFEGHRWFDLIRTNRAVAVMNAQKDGTGASLNYNITNANLQLPIPQKEIDRNPNINK
- a CDS encoding 7TM diverse intracellular signaling domain-containing protein, whose product is MSSKFLFHCKVVFLILFLLTSKHSEAQEAVTISDQIDQHIFSFKQIEMLHDPENKLSFEQIHSKAYDKNFVASKRSTPQTIQLNSPYWFRIKIKHNSKAEKYFLLEFFDQTLDHVTAYIPQQDGSYKIREFGDRFNFEERRLQHKNFEFYLSNNSDEVQTYYFKIQSSQIGDAIIVLRSVDWFISYAVDEYFYFGIFYGMILVFSFYNLIMFIAMRQKQYLYYVLYNLSVGFFEMSTDGIAYQYLWPNHPVWNQTAYAFSLYAVSIFALLFTRELLFVKSKAPKLNQLILIVIAIRTIWFLYCLAFNQNLFNYKFIDAIPLAVAFFTGIYIYKQGYLPARFFVLGYSFLFAGFLLKFLIMLGFDTLNFGVISYYSLSFCFILEMVFLSFAIGDKVSILKKKKDKVQRQMIRQMALNAKLKDSLNEELESQVQERTREVFHKSLIIEAKNGELQKANDLLKQQAEEISRMNTLLEQDNQELQTNVEKVTRDRVMSADVDFEEFSKIYPDKESCNLFLSELKWKDGYTCRKCKNDHYYNGHIAYSRRCSKCSYEESVTTYTIFHNTRIPIVKAFYMIFLIFSSKGKISSHKLAEILGIRQSTCWTYGSRIKQVMEERKTQLKKANKNGWSLLVLD
- a CDS encoding MarR family winged helix-turn-helix transcriptional regulator translates to MKPVVELITAWADYESKNPAASVAEFCSHYLLNSKGLTDDTPVEVPASDSDAQLASLINQLNAIHVIYAKALLKEIPGIELEWFYFMKEIDQQKEARKSDIVSAVFFEQSTGIDILNRIKKAGLIQERNDPMDKRARLVKLSPQGEKILINLRDLLSKADHMLYQDLAGSNKKMLINLLSDTGKKHNTLISENRHKHLEELITGHQQEKK
- a CDS encoding DNA glycosylase, translated to MGKRILSISIPPDFSFGECLWFLDRDFDDCMLKVNRDGLSKALLLNESVVLLNIKADADQLLISVLQGELSVDEEPALKKYIEDWFDMGLDLSPFYTLLAKDSRLAFMANAYHGLRLVGIPDMFEAICWAIIGQQINLTFAYKLKRRLVERYGRRLDHQGDAYYLFPDAAVLAEASVEELQGMQFSKSKALYLTLIAGAFASKQLSKQGLLQLPDLASRQKALMDIKGVGLWTANYTLMKCLKERTCIPFGDAGLLNALLMHGIIADKKQALEIQNFFSAYPTWESYLVFYLWRSLSKRSEA